The stretch of DNA GGAGAAACAGACTGAGGCAACAGGGAGTGTGATGCTCAAAGGAAAGGTGCTGCAGCTGGTCCAATCCTTGAAACGTCCCAGATGTAACCCTGATGGTGCCCAGCTGCAGCCTCAGAAGCTGCAGTGTGGAAAAGTGTCTGAAGGCATTGGCAGGCAGGATGGGAACTGTACCCTGGAGGCATAGTGCCTCTATATCCCGGGGCACTGCTCTTAGTGTCTGAGCCAGATCTTTAATATTGAAGCAGGATGCAAAAAGGTGCAGTCCTGGGGCCAAGGGACAGAATGGGATGTAGTAGGAGATACTATGCAATAGGGAGCTGTCTCCTATGCTGCAGTTGGGAGCAGTCCATGCCCAGCTCATCCAGCTGAGGCTCATCAAGGACAGCAGtaagagagagagcagagtgaAGGAGAACAGAGGTCTGTCCATTCTTGGTTCTGCTTCtaaggaaagaggggaaagaagagagtgtCAAATCCTACAAAAGTCAACAATCCCAGGCCTGGGGCTTCTGAGACTCATAACACACAATATGTTGAGGAACATATTGAAGACACAGCTCTGTGATTATCATGTAAAGGAGACATTTGGTCAAGCAGGGAAATCAAGTTATACCCACTCAGATATGCCTCCCTGCAGACAGAAAGCCAGTGGCAACAGAAATAGAGACAGACCAGCAAGAAGAGCCTGCAATGTGTAAGAGACCTCAGGAGAGAAACTGAtaacacagcccaattctcctgCTAAGGATGATTAGCTCTGATTTCTAACTTCTTCGGAGGGGAGATGTGAGCTATGAATGGGCTACCTCTAAGACTGGGCAGACAATTTACTTATTACAAAGTAGATTGGAGGAGAAACAAATGgtaatggtataaaaataaaaagacctgAACATACACTCTTACTTCATCCTTAGCCATGTTATATACACGGGCccaatattatctttattttactcaGGAGGCAATTGAATGTcaaagaagttaagtgacttgcctgagaCCACAGAAGTAAAAGTGACAGAGTTGTGACTACGGtccaggtcttctgactccaagTTTGCTGGTCTTCTCATTACAAAAGTCCTCAGGCAGGACTAAAGAAACGTTTTAAGTGAACTCTACTGTTGAATATATGTTGAGGTTATAGAGACTCCAGAGTTAGTTcaggtgaaaaataaagaaagtaggGAAAGTGAGTGggagaataaagtaaaaaaaaaaaacagtaaaaggaaaaaacaaagccatGATACTTTTGTGGTCAGAACACAGTGCAGAGGTATGAGGTCCCACTGACCTTTTCTCACGGCTGACTTGCTCCTTTCTGTTGGTCAGGCCTCAAATCCCCCAAGTATGAAATGAGCAGTAATCAGGTCTGCCATCCAAGGTCCCTGAAAAGATAGAAGGAGTCAGGAGAGCAGACTGGCCCTCTGGGGGGAGACAGAGGACAGTTAACCAGAGTGAAGGGCATTGTCCTCCTGGAAGGGTTGGAGATTATTCAGTAATTCATGCCTGTGGGCCAAGGAGGACTTGGTATTAAAAGACATGGCacttttctcttccccttgagTTTGTCATGAGGTAAAACTATGTGGGTGGTCAGATAAAACTGGCTCTGGAAGCACTGAGCTGCCTTTCCTCAAGTCCTATGCCTTCAGTTGCTGAAGCGTCCTAGTTGTGTGGGTCTCAGACTTCAGTGAAAAGTTCACAGGAGGCCTGAGGAGAAGGGCTGGGGGAATTCGTCATCTGGGTGACTTGAGCTTGCAAAACTATCAGTCTTATTGTGGATGTCACTCAGTATACTGCAGTGCCACATCTATTCCACAGCTATTCCACAGCTATTCTTGAAGTTTTGAAAAGCTGTATCTTGAGCCCACACTGCAGTTCCTGACTTGTGTAATAGCATGCCCTGTTACTCTTGAACTAGCCTTTGTATTCTAGTATGTAGGGAGATTTTAGGCTCTGGAATAGATCTCAGCCCAGGGAGATACAATGGGCTTGGGGCAGAGATCCTGAGAATATAGAAAAATGCTGGACTGTGGAGTGATCTTTGTCTTTAGGAGATCAGCTTCAATGGTATTACCTGAAGCATCACTTAGATTGTCTACAATGACTGTTCTTCCTCTGGCAAGGTAGCTGTGGAAGACTTTAACCTGAATGTTCCCCTTAAACTCTGTCTAGCCCCTGCTGAGTTTGAGGCCTCCAGCCTTCCCTGAAAATGGGCAGGAACTGTAGGGAGGTGGAGATTCAccacctttgctttctttcttgacAGTTTCCACTTCTTGCTCTCCTACCTTGTCCACAAAGCTTACCTGGCACTGCATTCCACTGAGCAGAGGAAATGGAGGTCAGTCAAGACAAGCTGAAATTTCTCGGGAAGTGTTCTTTCTCATCTCCTGCAGGGAAGGTGTAAAAGCCTTTTCTGCTGTGATTCTGCCTACATGTGGGCAGACCCCTCTGTTAAACTGAAGGTgagaccagccagggcaaagaagaGTGCTTTGTTAAGCTCTTCTCTCCAAACTGcactattttctctctcttttccctcttaaCAACTTTTTCTACATCATGATTTCCCTTTTTTCAGTCTGACTTGGAGATTTCAGTTCTCACTATTGTATCATATCCTCTTAACATCTGAAAGAacaaatttttctccattttccaggATAGTTTTCTTTCTGGCAATAAAAGTGACCCACTATTTGCACCATTTATACCTCTTTCCTCTCAGCCCTCCCAGCAGTCTTAAAATTAAGCTCTTTTGTAACAGGAAGATTGAAGAGGGACCCATAATCTTACTGGAGGAAATTGGACCTTCACACTGAGGTCATTAGTACAGAGAGGGAGTAAGAAAGGAAAGGGCAATTTCTACCTAAACCGTTGGATCTACTTTTCCAGAGGATATAAGCCATTGACAAACTTCTGGGAGGAAGTCATGAAATGAGAGCCAGGATTGGGTTTGGTAATTTAGTATCCCCCAAATGAAGGGTTCCCCTACACTCTAATTCATATGATGTTTGACTGACAGAAACTCTCTTtgggtatatatttttctatctatGTTTTTGGAGTAACAATTGCAAAAGCCTGATCATggcaatattaaaatatttctcttgtcATTTTCCCCAagcattcagtttttaaaagtatcacATGAGTTGCTGTGATAACAgcaacttttgtttgttgaggaTTGGGGaaacaaatttatgtttctttttttttgcatatattcaTAAGTTTTGATAAAGTCTTAGGGTCTAACACTTTTATCTGTCAAGACTCTTTTGTCCACTAAAtgtgtctctctttttgtttatttgtatataaagatTTCTTTCAATATCAACACCCTAAAAAGGTAAAATCGAGAAAGGGGCTGTTTCTAAAATTTCATCActacatttatttccttattttatggCCAATACATGTGGGGCTGCACATGTACTATCCAATTATTTCTTAACTAATACAGCCTCAGTACTATTCTGGTTGTAAGGTGCTGGcctgaaaaattaaatgtcacaGAGCCTACCTTACACATAGGGGTCACGTGACATACTTCTGTTCAGTCAAAAGCTTTTGCCGTCAGAGCTGCAGCTGCCATCTTCAGATCATAAGGTAATTGTGAGAATGAAAACGAGTACTAAAACAGGTTTATCAAAAAGCCTGGAGAGCCTGAGTCCCTGATGGCATCTTAGAACTGCCTTCCTCTGGACTGTCTATCTCTACAAGTTTACATGTGAGGAAAAAACCTAAATATTTTGCATATGCTCTTGTTACTTGGGTTTCTATTATTGGGAGCTAAATCTAAAGCTAATGTATACAACAATTCTGGGTGCCTGGGTAGATCttgaatttcctttttgttttcatcattcatttggaaaaaatgtgGGGGAAcattatttaatacaaaatattattctttctttcaattctagactcttttctttttttgaggcagttaaatgatcatttttaaaaaagtgtctctgtttttattaagatgatttaaagtatattatattgaGAGATAAATGGCttacattctttgttttaatcctcactcaaaaatctattcattgatttgagagaaaaagtgaatatcagttgcttcctgtacacgccctgactggggactgaacccataacccagcTATGTGCTGTGACCaagatagaacctgcaacctttaggtgCACAGAGggaatgatgttccaaccaactgagtcacctgggcagggcaTGGCTTATAATCTTTAAAAGATATGAACATTTGAAATAGATtgttgaaaagaaacagaagtaaatGAAAGGTAGGTGTTCGAAGAATAATAATTCAAAGTCTCTTTTAGTGAAAATTTAGTCTTGTACTAGTGGTAAGCAGGGCCTCAGGTGAGGGATAGAAACATGTAGATAGGAAGTCTCTGGGTAATTTTTCCTGTTTGGGAAGATTCTTTAGAAATTTTGTATGATAtgtctctttatttcctttcttcctgtgtCCCAAGCATCTAGAACAAAAACGGTAAAGCCAGAGTTGGCTGCCAAAaactcctcttcccttctctaaaggGACATGAGACAAGTTAGTTGGTTTCTTTGGGTCTCATCTAtgaaacaatatgaaaaaaaaaaactaccttaATTTAACTATGTCACAGAATTTGTGAGGATGAACTGGGAGAGTATATCAGTCTTttataaatgatagttttacAAAAGAAAGATACTTTATAATATTAACTGAAATCAATTTCATACAACAGTATGTATAAGGTCTTATTCTGATTGCCCTCATGTATTTATCACAGTGACAAAAGTATTCTCATTAGttctattttataaagtaaaaaaaaatcaggaaagaaaggaCAAATAATTTGCATACAAGAAGCTTACACAATTAGTGATAGTACTTAGGTTTGAAACCAATCTGCCTGATTCCAGAGTGTTGGCCCTTTTTCTTTATGGTAGTAGAAAAGTATGGCCCTGTAGTTAGTTAGCCTGACTAGGATCAAATATCATCTCTAAGTAAATAAGTTCCTTTTTGTGCCTATTTCATCCTCAATAAACTGGAAATACAATAATTCTGACCTGAAATCTCTGGGTTGTCGTGAATACTACACAAAGTAAAGGACTTAGAATGGTGCCTGGTGCAAAATAAGTGGctcaaaattttaattcttattccTTTCAATGTTGTCAATAAGAGCAAACCCTATAGTGGTGATTTTGCACATCGAAACTTGCTAAACtaatatttttctcccatgtgcCCCATGCCCTTATTTTCCCTGAAACCTTGAACATAcataatgtttgttttataaatattactttgTGAGTGAGTTAGTTGCCACTGAGAGTGATTCAATATTTGGTCAGCTTAACAAGGGTTTGAAGGGAGCTAATAAACACCATGACTcatatttgaaagtaaaaaacaactttctgctttcatttcctcAGAGGAAACCATGAACCAGTACAATAACTGTAAAATGTCACCTTACTTTGTCATTTTGAAAGCTTAAGTGCTCAGAACTAAAAAAGAACACTATTTTCTCATTGCCATCCTGAATGCTTTTGCTCCATATCTCTCTCTTTGGGATGCCAttgactttgaaaaaatatcatatataaGTTGTAACGGTATGTCAAATAATTTAGTGTGGAAAGGACTGTGAACCAATCAAGGGCTTGGGGTTGTAAAAAGAGGGCCTAGAAAAGCTAGTGGCTGCACAAATATATTAACTAAGTAACCCAAAGCAGGGGTAGAAATAGTTCCAGCCTTGACTACCTTTTCTTGATTCCTTTGCTTATCTAATCATGGGAAATTGAAAAGCCAGGTACTTCGGGGAAGGGTGTGGAGTTAGGAAACATCCTCAGTGGACTAGATAACTGAGAGATATATAGCAGAATTCTGATAAGATTGACTAGGGAGTTTGACAACTTCTCACATCAAAGCTTTAAAAACCAGAAAGGGCAAGGGTATGGATTCTCCCCAGAGGAGTACACCCTGCCTACACCTTGAttttttagcccagtgagacctgGTCAAGCTTCCAACCCACATAACTGTAAGATGATGAATTTATTTGTTTAAGCCACCAATTTGTAATAACTTGTTACATTACCATGGTGACAGAaaagtaatacatttatttttggctttgtctGTTCATTGTCCTTGAAAAGTTATTCGTGAGATTCTCTAAGACCTGGGAGGAACATGCCTTCCTCCACAGAGGATTTGGGTTTGTGAATTTCAGGCATTTGAGGACACTGTTTGTTAGAACATCCTTAAGCAAAGGCAAAGTCTGAGATTCCCATTATGTATACTACACTGCCACATTTATGAGGGCTTCTCTGTGGCCCTTACTTCTTAAGgattattttctctccttgtttttcttcccctGTACTCATTGTCAAAGCAACCTTCCCTACAGTTCACTAGAATTGGGGTGGTAAACGTGCTTAGTCCTGTTTTCCACTTTCCTGAAGTTATAGCTCTTCATGTCCCAGCGTAAGATGCAGAGTATCTCCCACAAGTCTTTCTGTCTAGGGGAGACCCTGGACCTTAACTTCAGTGTTCTTTGCAAAGCTTTTGAAATGAATCCCAAATTTACCATGATTGGCAATGCCCTGAAATTAATCAATCCCAGGTAGGTAAAAGGGGTGGGTTGTATTATGCAATAAGGTCTGAGTGTTTCAGAGCCTGTAGGGCCTAAGGTGAGCTTGCCAGCAAGAACTGAGATTCAGACAATTGAAACAACAGCAGCCTTGGGGATCACAGAGTTCATTAAGCTGAGCAGTGGCATAAAGACTAGAAAAGCCTCAGACACAGCCAGAGCCCTAGGGATAAGAGATCTTTTAATCTGTATAGCCAGCACTCAATTAGGGCTTGACTTATAAGAAAGCAGCTGGGCACATACTGGGCAATTGTGACGAGAATTTCTCATTTTGCAGGCCTGAAACTATGAAGGTGGTTTCTTCAGAAGGGGGATGCATGTCAGGGTAACACATCCCTTCCTTAAACCCACATAGCTCCTGACACGCAATGATGTAAGTTTCTCAGATATATTTATTCAAAGATCCACTTACCATACTTgctcctctttctgtctctaaaaccaTTTTTTATACCTCctgttatctgtattttttttctgtatatactCTGacattcatcatttttaaatttatgaaattattGGAGTTTTGTTCTAGGTTTATACATTTAGAAGCATTCACAGAACAATGAAGTTCCCATAGCATCAGGAAATTCTAGGACTGGTGATACCTTCAAAGGTGGTTACAAGGTTTGGATAAGATTCAATCAATTTGATATAACAGAAAGCATTTGATTCATGTAATACTGTCTTAAGACTACCTAATTCTACAATGGTCCCTCATAgattctattttccatttcttgaatTATTTCAGTTGCTTTTTGTTAAATCTTCTTCACTTCCCctacatgcaatttaaaatgcAGTAATTCAAACAAGGCTATATGTTTAGAAGAGAAGGATTATGCCCTTCTCAATGGGAAATACGATGGTGAGTACCATCTTTAATGAATGATATCTATTTCTTGGTGTTtcaaaagaaattagaaaacaaatcagATATCTTCGAAAGGAGTTCACATGGCACTTAAACTCCAACTAGAAAATCAATTTCCATCATTGTTttggtcaagtttctttttctgagaatTCTTTGAGTTCAAAACAGGCAAACAAGCAAactaacaaaatataatatactctatttgaaaaaaaaactactcCCATTCTTAGTATTTTCTGCATAGATCTCTCTGATTCCCTACTTAAAAACACAAGACAAGAGCTGCTCTGCTATCCGCAAATAGTCTTTGATAGTGTAAAGAGCTTGATTTTGTCCTCCACCCTTCGTGCTGCATTTGGATTTTTCCTCAAAGACTGTCACATTCTTGCTCTCCAGGCAGGTGAAGAGGATGGTCACATACATGGTGTGAGACATCAAAAAGCTCCTTGGGCCCAAAATCTCTCTTCTGCTTGCTTATCTTGAAGTAATGTACACAGAGAAATTTCTTGGTATTTCCCTGAATTTCAGAGAAACTTTCCCTGAATAAATTGAGAGAACCAAATGCAACATGGAATAagtcagtggtccccaaccttttttgcACCATgtactggttttgtggaagataGTTTTTCCACATATCAGGGCTGAGAGGGGTGGAATGGTTTCGGAATGATTCGAGctcattacattcaagctcacctcctggtGTGCAGCCTGGTATGTAACAAGCCACAGACTTGTACTGGCCTGTGGTCAGGAGTGTCAGGGACCCCTGGAACAAGTAACTGGGACTGaggacagaaaaatacaaattttgtctCACTTAAAGTTTTGCCTAGATCTAGGTCTAGATTGAAAATATCCTAATCTGGACAGATAGCATCTGCTAATTCTTAAGCAcctcaatggaaaaaatgtatcaatgtttcctgatttttcatttgtaatCTAGATATTCCCACCCCAAGTTAGGGGTGAATGTGGGTGTAGAGCAGGAGCCATGGATAAATAATATCTTATTGTGTTCTCTAATTATCTTAAATGTATTTGTGGTTACTGAAAAGTCCAAAAACAGAATAATTCCTATTTCCCTTATTatccttttctataaaatgggtCATGGTGAGCCTCTTTTGTATATGCCTCAATGATATGAATCACCACCCTTGGTCTCTTATTTTGGTAATTAGTGTGTTCCAGCAACTGTCCTATTCATCTTGAGTTTGAAGTTTCCCTAAACTTTAaaggtaaagattttatttctttttactcaaTCTCTATAAATTTACCAACCTCTGTCACCTGGGATAATAAAGACAAAGAACATAAGGTTCTTTTCAATTCTTCCTAAatgatttgtttctttcttttttttttaagaagccattttgtcttctttttttttttcaagattttatttatttcattttagagagggaagggagggagaaagagagagagagaatcatcaatgtgcggttgctggagggtcatggcctgcagcccaggcatgtaccctgactggaaatcgaatctgcgacactttgtttcgcagcccgtgcttaaaccactgagctacaccagccagggcttgatttgtTTTCTAACAGACATATTTATGAAAACTACTAACCCTTGTACTTCACACCATGAAATATTCACACCATAATATATTCTTCCTTCAATTTGACAAATTATTATTCAGTAAGCATTGTGGTATGAgtaaaaagatgaataagaaataTTTCCTCACTTTGAAGGACTTAGTCATTTTTGGGGGTTAGTGTGTAGTGCTCAAAGATGGATTGAATTCAATTCTCAAAGCAACTTTGATAGATATTATTATCCTTCCATTAAactgaatacataaagaataaaactcAGATTTAATACCTTGCCTAAGGCTACTCCATTGGGGAGTTAGAACTGGGCATTGGCTCCAGACACTTCATTCCAGAACTCTTGTTCTTAAAGAATATAATTCTgtctatttaaaaagtagaactagccatggctggtgtggtttaatggattgagtgccagcctgtgaaccgaagggtcactggtttgattcccgttcagggcacatgcctgggttgcaggccaggtccccagctgggggtacaaaggaggaaaccacacattgctgtttctctccctctttcttcttcccttcccctctctctaaaaataaataaaaatctttttttttaaaggaatgatttTCATGCTCTCATCACCTCATGTCATGTCACTGCAagtcattttctcctttcctagttgtaaatgcaatttaaaagcaTTCCAGGAAGAGTTGGAAGAGATGCAAAATGTTCTATTTATACAGAAATATATGTCTCACCTCACAGAACTTGCTTAAGTTTTTTAATCTTGTAATATGGTTTATAAACACCAGACTCGAAATCTGATGACTTTTCTTCCCCCGCCCTTTGTTTAACTAAAATTTCTCTTGTTccaatttaattccttttttaggTCACTTGGTATTCTTGACtcaatgaaaaaaggaaatgattcaAAGGTGACAGAATTTGTTCTTTTGGGCCTATCATCCTCTTGGGAGCTGAAGCTATTTCtcttcttaatatttttgttgttttacatgGCAATTGTCCTGGGAAACCTCTTGATAGTGGTAACAGTGCAAGCCGATACTTGCCTACTCCAGTCTCCAATGTACTATTTTTTGGGCCATCTGTCCTTCATTGACCTATGTCTGAGCTGTGTTACTGTGCCCAAGATGTTAGGGGATTTCCTATGGCAGGGCAAGATCATCTCTTTTTCAGGATGCCTGGCTCAGATCTACTTCCTGCACTTTCTGGGAGCCAGTGAGATGCTTCTGCTGACAGTGATGGCCTATGATAGGTATGTTGCTATATGTGATCCACTGCACTACCTGACAGTCATGAACCGCCAGCTATGCTTCCAGTTGGTTTTTGCCTGCTGGTGTGGGGGTTTCATTCACTCCATCACACAGGTCATACTGGTCATGCTGCTGCCCTTCTGTGGCCCCAATGAACTGGACAACTTCTACTGTGATGTTCCACAGGTCATCAAGCTAGCCTGCATGGACACATATGTAATAGAGATACTGATGGTCTCGAACAGTGGTCTGCTGTCTCTTGTCTGCTTTTTGATCTTGCTCTTCTCTTATGCTGTCATCCTCATCACCCTGAGGACTTGCTTCCACCAGGGCCGGAGCAAGGCACTCTCTACCTGTGCCTCGCACCTAACAGTGGTCAGCCTGATCTTTGTGCCATGTGTATTCATCTACCTGAGGCCTTTCTGCAGCTTCTCTGTGGATAAGGTGTTCTCCATCTTTTACACAGTGATCACACCTATGTTGAACCCTCTCATCTACACACTCAGAAATGCTGATATGAAGACAGCCATGAAGAAGCTCAGCAAAAAGCACGTGGCATCCTGCTGGCCATGTTAAAGGATGAGCAGGAAGAGGTGATTTAGAACACATGCTCTTTCTTGGGACACTCTTAACTCATCCTGTACATGAACACATGTAGGAAAACCAATCTGGTGACTTTGATAGAAAAGAGAAGACAGCATAAAAGTTATTGCTTTTGATTATTGTATTGCTCTTGATTATAGCTGGGGGTATAGGTGACTGTCTCAGGTGTTAAATATCAAGCAGGGAATACAAGAGTGCTTACTGCCCcacaaataacaacaataattaatCAAGTACTAGAGTCAAGAGGACACCTTGAAAGGTCAACTCCTCTGTCCTTTGTCTATTAGTAGGCTTCCTTTATTAAACTCTATTCAAATGAAAAAGGCTACCACATTTCCATTTGCATCCTACTCCTCCAGGGTTTAAGAATTCCTGGTGTCAGGAAGTTCCTTCTGATGTATCATCAGAGTCTCTTCAGAAGCAGTGACTTCCTTTTGTGCTGTCTTACCAAAGCCTGAAAACACCACATGTGGTGGTGTTCACCCTGGAATTGCATTCTGTATTGTGccaaactgtagttgaacaactcACAAAGTTTATGTGTGAAAAAAAGAGTCTGGGAGCATTGGATGATGGAAGTTTTTTAGTATTCTGCTGTAGAGACTTCTCTAGGTGAGGCTTCCCATTTCACCTTGAGGTTTTCTTTGAGTGGGAATTATAGTGAGGGAAAGTTGATAAGCTGGCTCTTTAACTGATTATAATGTTTAAGAGATAGGAACtctagaaaaaaaaggaagaaatgagctgTGTTTGAGCACTCCCCCACCTAGTTAGTCCCTGCCCTTCAGGTTCTCATAGTTATAATCTCTGAGTGTCAAAAGTGCTTTGAAGACTAGATAATATTATCAACTTCATTTTTTACAAGCAAACTCAGATTTGTTCattgacttgcc from Phyllostomus discolor isolate MPI-MPIP mPhyDis1 chromosome 1, mPhyDis1.pri.v3, whole genome shotgun sequence encodes:
- the LOC114490349 gene encoding olfactory receptor 4Q3-like isoform X1; the encoded protein is MKVVSSEGGCMSGSLGILDSMKKGNDSKVTEFVLLGLSSSWELKLFLFLIFLLFYMAIVLGNLLIVVTVQADTCLLQSPMYYFLGHLSFIDLCLSCVTVPKMLGDFLWQGKIISFSGCLAQIYFLHFLGASEMLLLTVMAYDRYVAICDPLHYLTVMNRQLCFQLVFACWCGGFIHSITQVILVMLLPFCGPNELDNFYCDVPQVIKLACMDTYVIEILMVSNSGLLSLVCFLILLFSYAVILITLRTCFHQGRSKALSTCASHLTVVSLIFVPCVFIYLRPFCSFSVDKVFSIFYTVITPMLNPLIYTLRNADMKTAMKKLSKKHVASCWPC
- the LOC114490349 gene encoding olfactory receptor 4Q3-like isoform X2, which produces MKKGNDSKVTEFVLLGLSSSWELKLFLFLIFLLFYMAIVLGNLLIVVTVQADTCLLQSPMYYFLGHLSFIDLCLSCVTVPKMLGDFLWQGKIISFSGCLAQIYFLHFLGASEMLLLTVMAYDRYVAICDPLHYLTVMNRQLCFQLVFACWCGGFIHSITQVILVMLLPFCGPNELDNFYCDVPQVIKLACMDTYVIEILMVSNSGLLSLVCFLILLFSYAVILITLRTCFHQGRSKALSTCASHLTVVSLIFVPCVFIYLRPFCSFSVDKVFSIFYTVITPMLNPLIYTLRNADMKTAMKKLSKKHVASCWPC